tcaATGTGATTTCGATTTGGATCTGGCCTGTGAACTATTTATTAATTTCAAGCTTAAGTTTGGTCAGTTAATTCTAAACCCAACCCAAACTATGACTGGCCTATAAATAATTACTTTATATgggtttaataaatttttttatgtgtATGGACATGAATCATTtagtttataataatatttaaaataaataattatatggaTATTCTCTAAAATATCTATTGACAAGAGGTATTTAAGGAGTGTGCTAGGGCTGTTAAGACTTTTAGTCTCTTAATTGATTTTCAATAATGGATcccatttttatatttttttattattttaatttttaattttattcatagtCTATAAAAAAAGTTTCTATGTGATTTTGAGTATTTTTAAGCATATCTTGAAATAAattttttgacaaaaaaaaaaaactttaagatTATGAATAGTTAGCAAAGAGGATAAATAACCTACACCCCGTGGGAAAAAagttatattaaattataatttcggtcttaatttttatcaaatttataaattagtcattatatttttaaaatttatttatttaattattaatattttaataaatatataaagtaGTTTCATCCATCTAATTTatctttaattatataaaaagtaGTCAAAatgttttttaacttttttttaatatcaaaCAAATTAATGTTTTaaggttttattttattaataaaatagtttttatattttttaatatttattattttaattataatataatcattttattttattaatattttaggtatattacatatttaaattaaaaaatttataaaaaaatattccaGAAATTTTTATAAACATATACATAAGCAGAGATTAATATATAGATTTATTAAAATGACAACAATTAAATAGAAAgattttaaaaatacaaaaatgaaTATATAAGTTTTACTGTATCACGTGgtgagtaatttttttttaattttcccttttaaaaaaatattgtgaatttaattaaaaataagaattATATATTGTGAtactttattttacttttttttttcagtttaataaaaaaaaataagaattctacaaatttttaaaaaattaaaattataattaaacataaGAATATTTAATTCTTAATTCCAAGAAAGCAATTCCAATTCCAAATTGGAGATTATGATTTTCTATCATGTTCATGCAATCTCAACCATTTAACTCAAGATGAAAGATATACTTGAAATGTTGAATTTGGATATCCAAAGATCCCCTCATTTAATTTATGGTAAAAGTGGACTTTAAAAAATGAAAGAGTTGTGGACTAGAAGCAACCAAAAGGAAATAAAAAGAATTTATTAGAGAAGGCAAAACCAGAGGCagcattttgaagctctccataCTCGGTTCCATATACATAAACCAAAACATGTTTTAACAAGCCTCAATAATATCACCCAGAATAATATGCAACAAACACACAACCGCATCTccaacataattaaaaaaaaaagtttgcaaATAATGTCAACTTCTTTGGATGCTATAATATACAAGAAATCCTTATACACTTCTATATATCTCCTTTCCCCACGAAACTTCTCATCTCCAGCATGCCACTAAAATGCCATCCATGTGAAAAGAAAAACCTGTCAAGGTAGATCAACAATCAACTCCTGAGTTTTTCCTTGACGGTTTAATTACCATTTTTGTGCCCATCATCAACCTTGAATTCTCTCACCTCTGCCATTTTTTTTCTGGAATAAGGAAAATTCAAGAACGTCAGTATCTGTTTCTTCCCAAGGCTAAAAAACTGATTCCTAGAGTTAGTTAAACCCATACTCATTCACGGATTACCAAATGCTTTTAATCGCTTTGTTTGGGTGGCCATCAGAGCAAATGCCATGATGCTCATCTCCATGGATTTGACTGAAAAGTGGTGGGGTTTACACCTGTTATTTGTGAGAGACCCAGCCACGGTCTGGTTCCGGTTCCAGTTCCAGGGCCAGGGGACTGGAACCAACACCGAAAGGTCCCCTGATTCCTGTTCAGTTTTGATTCAGGTTTGGTATGATTTTAATCAAATGTAATGGTCATTTTTTCCTCTTTTTAAAAGGGAAAAATTCAGTTTTGGTCCGAAACCAGAGTGGCCGATTCTGGCCCAGTTCAAGTCCACTTTCAGTCAATCCAGATTTGACCGGTTTTGGTTTTGGGTTGGACCAGTCCATACTGGACAGCCGCCATCTATGTTGCACATTAAAATGAACCACCCCAACAACATTAAATACTactctaattattttttttttaacaataagaAACAAGAGCAGTAACAGCAATAAAGATATCCTAATAACAGGAGTACAATTGGAAAAATCCATCCATCCATCCATCTAAATAAATGTGTGCAAGCTTCTACATTCCAAAATCCAGTAATTTCATCAAATGAATAATGGAAGATCTTAGAAACTTAATGATACCTAAGGGCGGGCACATATTGACAAATGAAAACGGAAAATTTTATGCAAATGATGGCTGATGCTAATAATCAAATGAGCAAAAGAAAGTTTAGAGAATACCGTGAATTACATGGCTGCCATTTCCCTTTGCACCAGGCTGTGCTTGAGACATTGATCGCTGGATGCGTGGAGAACCCTGCCTTCCATTTGCACCAGGTAAAGAATGTCTCTTCTTGATGTAATCTCTGTCCTGCACATCTGGACTTGATCTTGGTGAGTTATTTGCCTGGATCTTGGCTCTAGCTGATTCAGTGGCTTGCATGAAATGAGGGAGagaactactactactactaccatCATCTCTAGGTTCTTGATCAGTGGGATCGGGTCTTGCTGAACCAAAAGAATTGCGCCTCTTCCCATTCCTCTGGTCTTTAGGCATTTGTTCCACGCTACTTCTTGCACCAGAATCATGATTTGGGTTTGTTGGAGATTGCTTACTTTCTGAAATGGACTTGCGTTTTTGGTTTGAAGCACTCTTGTCTGCCTTGTTCCTTTTATCTTTTGAGGAAACCTGACTAGAAGGTGTTCCTTGGGATTCTGGAACAGCTATATGGCTTCTCGGAGAAGCTTCTGGGCTTGACCTATATGTTGGACCACCTGCCTCAGAATCCAGTTCTCTTTGAACATCAGAAGCACTTCTCTCTGGCTTCATCTCAATATGCCGGGAATCTGTAGCTACAATTGAATCCGCAGCTTCACCTATGACACTATCAAGTTGCTCAGGTTGAATCATTATACGGTCGGACAAATTTGACACCAGATCAGTAGATGCATTCTTGACTTCGACAACTACATCTTCTGTGCTCTTAGGATTTTCTTTCTCTGTAGATTTGGCTTCATGATCACATTCTGCTGCTCCAACTTCAAATACATCAGGTGAATCAAGAGTGGAAGTAACAGAAAGTTCAGTACCACATTCAGAGCCACCATATTGAGCCCTCGAATTATTAGGGACTGAGTTTTCTACCATGTTGAGAGCTTTTGTCCTCATTACAGTGTCTGTCCCACATGAAATTGTGTCCATATTTGATTCAACTCCACCATCTTGATATGATGAACTGAGTGATCTATTTGAATTAGCTGTTGAACTTGGTTCCTCAAACTTGGACTGAGCAGCAATAAATGCAGGTTTGCTAACTTTTCTTGATCCAAATACAAACTTCTTTCCTTCAGTCTCTGGCTGTTCAGAGGCATACCTTTTCATAGATCGTTTGGGTTGATCAGTTTGTTCACCTTCTATTTCTGCCTTACAAGAAATTTCCATTTGACAATTTACATCAGATTCCATTGTTTGATTTGGGAGAGAATTTGTGTCTATTGATGGCTCTTTTGCATCAGATGCACTAATATTCTTGGGCTGAGGCTGCTCTGAATTATCTCCTACTAAAGAAGAGGTTAGATGGTGTTCCTGAAACTTAAAGTCATCTGCATCATAAGTTACCAAATTATCTTCAGTTTCAGAAGGCAGAATAGTTTCCTGTATATTGGACTTTGAATCTTTCGACTCACAAAAACCTTCAGATGGAACTGCAGCTTCCACTTCAGTAACCACATCCCCACTTTTCTCTATTTCCAATTGCTGCTCAGTTGTTAACTCTGGTTTTGGAGTTGGTTCTGTTGATGAAACGGACATCCACCTCTCCAACCAGTTCCAAGCAGAATTTGGTTTTGAAGAATCACACTTGATGTGGATAGGCCTCGTCTTTGGTGTTGATTCCATTAGCTTTAGTTGAAAAGAAAACATCACATGTTTGGGATGAATAAGTGAGGTAGCTGTGTACATTAGAACACAAACCAAAAGACATCCATTCACCATACCTGGCGAGCAAACCTATTGCTAAGCAGCTTCTCAATGGAAGTGTAAGCTATATCTGGCTTGGTTATTGAATTTCCTTTCCCCTAAAACACAAACAAATAATTGGTCAAGACCTTCTATGAATTGA
This is a stretch of genomic DNA from Hevea brasiliensis isolate MT/VB/25A 57/8 chromosome 12, ASM3005281v1, whole genome shotgun sequence. It encodes these proteins:
- the LOC110666259 gene encoding protein IQ-DOMAIN 32; its protein translation is MGRSTSCFKIITCGGGSADKDDLQAPENKNSTEGCGWSFRKRSVRHRVLSNTIITEASYSANKESTESASLNFQSPDTSTVPDKISVIQCTDEKPHLSTFADSKVSETFVVAMDESEVDAQLEESVVIVIQAAVRGCLAQRELIKLKNLVKLQAVVRGHLVRRHAVGTLRCIQAIVKMQALVRTRCARLMQEGSYTEEKIDGKHEKAILKTSGKGNSITKPDIAYTSIEKLLSNRFARQLMESTPKTRPIHIKCDSSKPNSAWNWLERWMSVSSTEPTPKPELTTEQQLEIEKSGDVVTEVEAAVPSEGFCESKDSKSNIQETILPSETEDNLVTYDADDFKFQEHHLTSSLVGDNSEQPQPKNISASDAKEPSIDTNSLPNQTMESDVNCQMEISCKAEIEGEQTDQPKRSMKRYASEQPETEGKKFVFGSRKVSKPAFIAAQSKFEEPSSTANSNRSLSSSYQDGGVESNMDTISCGTDTVMRTKALNMVENSVPNNSRAQYGGSECGTELSVTSTLDSPDVFEVGAAECDHEAKSTEKENPKSTEDVVVEVKNASTDLVSNLSDRIMIQPEQLDSVIGEAADSIVATDSRHIEMKPERSASDVQRELDSEAGGPTYRSSPEASPRSHIAVPESQGTPSSQVSSKDKRNKADKSASNQKRKSISESKQSPTNPNHDSGARSSVEQMPKDQRNGKRRNSFGSARPDPTDQEPRDDGSSSSSSLPHFMQATESARAKIQANNSPRSSPDVQDRDYIKKRHSLPGANGRQGSPRIQRSMSQAQPGAKGNGSHVIHEKKWQR